In one Musa acuminata AAA Group cultivar baxijiao chromosome BXJ2-5, Cavendish_Baxijiao_AAA, whole genome shotgun sequence genomic region, the following are encoded:
- the LOC135611879 gene encoding glyoxylase I 4-like, with protein MLGAKGGALPLASLNHISLVCRSVERSLDFYQNVLGFLPIRRPGSFDFTGAWLFNYGIGIHLLQSEDPEKMPRKKEINPKDNHISFQCESLSMVEGKLKEMGIPYIQRRVEEGGIYVDQLFFHDPDGFMNEICNCDNLPVISLSGEPIMACKRVMSLLPQQQQQKAALQL; from the exons ATGTTGGGTGCTAAAGGTGGCGCGCTGCCGCTGGCTTCCTTGAATCACATCTCCTTGGTCTGCAGATCAGTGGAGAGATCACTTGACTTTTACCAGAATGTGCTCGGCTTCCTCCCCATCAGGAGGCCGGGATCCTTCGATTTTACTGGTGCCTG GTTGTTCAACTACGGAATCGGCATCCACTTATTGCAATCTGAAGACCCCGAGAAGATGCCGAGGAAGAAGGAGATTAACCCCAAGGACAACCACATCTCCTTCCAG TGCGAGAGCTTGAGCATGGTGGAGGGGAAGCTGAAAGAGATGGGAATCCCTTACATCCAACGTCGAGTGGAGGAAGGTGGGATCTACGTGGACCAGCTATTCTTCCATGACCCGGACGGCTTCATGAACGAGATCTGCAACTGCGACAACCTCCCGGTGATCTCGCTTTCCGGGGAGCCCATCATGGCCTGCAAGAGAGTGATGAGCCTTCTTCCTCAGCAACAGCAGCAGAAGGCGGCGCTCCAGCTGTAG
- the LOC135611607 gene encoding embryo-specific protein ATS3B-like: MGHLLWQVRVHERKRSGFRHLLSVKGVPRTEKKEEAEMGNPLRSFLLLFLILLSSPVFFLISCESVPVDPRPRAFPSFKIQEIKEEIGWGCSYTVKIKTSCSSRRFTTDRISLAFGDAYHNEVYAPRLDDPSSGAFERCSTDTFKIQGPCGYGICYL, translated from the exons ATGGGGCACCTTCTTTGGCAGGTGCGAGTGCATGAACGCAAGCGTTCGGGTTTCCGGCATCTTCTGTCGGTAAAAGGGGTACCGAGAACGGAGAAGAAAGAGGAAGCTGAGATGGGTAATCCCTTGAGgtcctttctcctcctcttcctcatcttgCTGTCGTCACCAGTCTTTTTCCTCATCTCCTGTGAATCCGTACCCGTCGATCCGCGCCCGCGGGCGTTCCCTTCCTTCAAGATCCAAGAGATCAAG GAGGAGATCGGGTGGGGATGTTCCTACACTGTGAAGATAAAGACCAGTTGTTCTTCCAGGCGCTTCACTACTGATCGGATCAGCCTCGCTTTCGGTGATGCTTACCACAACGAG GTATATGCACCAAGGCTGGATGATCCATCATCGGGTGCATTCGAACGTTGCTCCACCGATACTTTCAAGATCCAAGGGCCATGTGGGTATGGAATATGCTATCTATAA
- the LOC135611880 gene encoding glyoxylase I 4-like: MLGAKGGALPLASLNHISLVCRSVERSLDFYQNVLGFLPIRRPGSFDFTGAWLFNYGIGIHLLQSEDPEKMPRKKEINPKDNHISFQCESLSMVEGKLKEMGIPYIQRRVEEGGIYVDQLFFHDPDGFMIEICNCDNLPVISLSGEPIMACKRVMSLLPQQQQQKAALQL; this comes from the exons ATGTTGGGTGCTAAAGGTGGCGCGCTGCCGCTGGCTTCCTTGAATCACATCTCCTTGGTCTGCAGATCAGTGGAGAGATCACTTGACTTTTACCAGAATGTGCTCGGCTTCCTCCCCATCAGGAGGCCGGGATCCTTCGATTTTACTGGTGCCTG GTTGTTCAACTACGGAATCGGCATCCACTTATTGCAATCTGAAGACCCCGAGAAGATGCCGAGGAAGAAGGAGATTAACCCCAAGGACAACCATATCTCCTTCCAG TGCGAGAGCTTGAGCATGGTGGAGGGGAAGCTGAAAGAGATGGGAATCCCTTACATCCAACGTCGAGTGGAGGAAGGTGGGATCTACGTGGACCAGCTATTCTTCCATGACCCGGACGGCTTCATGATCGAGATCTGCAACTGCGACAACCTCCCGGTGATCTCGCTTTCCGGGGAGCCCATCATGGCCTGCAAGAGAGTGATGAGCCTTCTTCCTCAGCAACAGCAGCAGAAGGCGGCGCTCCAGCTGTAG
- the LOC135612987 gene encoding embryo-specific protein ATS3B-like — protein MGNPLRSFLLLFLILLSSPVFFLISCESVPVDPRPRAFPSFKIQEIKEEIGWGCSYTVKIKTSCSSRRFTTDRISLAFGDAYHNEVYAPGLDDPSSGAFERCSTDTFKIQGPCGYGICYLYLRRDGWDGWTPEWVQVYEPHVSRAISFYYGTPLPNGIWYGFNHCPRSSSSIGVAEI, from the exons ATGGGCAATCCCTTGAGgtcctttctcctcctcttcctcatcttgCTGTCGTCACCAGTCTTTTTCCTCATCTCCTGTGAATCCGTACCCGTCGATCCGCGCCCGCGGGCGTTCCCTTCCTTCAAGATCCAAGAGATCAAG GAGGAGATCGGGTGGGGATGTTCCTACACTGTGAAGATAAAGACCAGCTGCTCTTCCAGGCGCTTCACCACTGATCGGATCAGCCTCGCTTTCGGTGATGCTTACCACAACGAG GTATATGCACCAGGGCTGGATGATCCATCATCGGGTGCATTCGAACGTTGCTCCACCGATACTTTCAAGATCCAAGGGCCATGTGGGTATGGAATATGCTATCTATACTTGCGGCGGGATGGATGGGATGGGTGGACACCGGAGTGGGTCCAGGTCTATGAGCCCCATGTTAGCCGTGCCATCAGCTTCTACTACGGTACCCCTCTCCCTAATGGCATCTGGTATGGCTTCAACCATTGTCCCAGATCATCCTCCTCCATCGGCGTTGCGGAGATCTGA
- the LOC135612988 gene encoding nucleobase-ascorbate transporter 3-like isoform X1 encodes MGGETGAPTPQGPPVVPTAPPSVQMQMPMPMPTAAGFGDVHPTHPPLEQLPNLQFCLHSNPSWPEMFALAFQHYIVMLGSIVMLASFLVPLMGGNHGDKARTIQTLLFMSGINTLLQTLIGTRLPTVMNSSFAFIIPVMSIIRDFNSRAYNDEHQRFVHTTRTIQGALIISSFVNIFIGYTRAWKKLFRFCSPVTIVPVVCVVGLGLFERGFPQLGKCVEVGLPVLILLVLLVIAQQVRGSQINLFDNCYIMLTNSRLTHPHPLQHTKHVNERAYFVLERFSIIFCVKIVWAFAAILTAAGAYNNVPEKTKLHCRTDRSYLISSAPWIKIPYPFQWGAPIFAASHVFGMMGAVLVSGLESTGAHYAAARLAGATPPPAYVLSRSIGLQGVGMLLEGIFGAAAGSTASVENVGLLGLTRVGSRRIVQISAGFMIFFSIFGKFGALFASIPLPIFAAVYCILLGLVAAVGVSFIQFANNNSMRNLYIVGLSLFLGISVPQYFNEFTASAGHGPAKTNAGWFNDILNSIFSSAPTVAFIVGIVLDNTLEARTSFSDRGFLWLNPLNKNDARNEEFYSFPIRVHEWMPTRFLR; translated from the exons ATGGGAGGAGAGACGGGAGCGCCTACGCCCCAGGGGCCGCCGGTGGTTCCGACCGCACCGCCGTCGGTGCAGATGCAGATGCCGATGCCGATGCCGACGGCTGCTGGGTTTGGAGACGTCCACCCGACTCACCCGCCCCTCGAGCAGCTTCCCAATCTTCAGTTTTGCCTCCATTCCAACCCTTCGTGGC CTGAAATGTTTGCACTTGCGTTCCAACACTACATAGTTATGTTGGGATCAATTGTCATGCTAGCTTCTTTTCTCGTCCCTCTGATGGGTGGAAACCAT GGAGATAAGGCACGTACTATTCAGACACTTCTGTTCATGAGTGGGATTAATACCCTTCTCCAGACATTGATCGGAACACGGTTACCCACTGTGATGAACTCATCTTTTGCGTTCATCATCCCTGTCATGTCAATTATCAGAGACTTCAATTCACGGGCCTACAATGATGAACACCAG AGATTTGTCCATACTACGAGAACCATTCAAGGAGCACTGATAATTTCTTCGTTCGTCAACATATTTATTGGGTACACCAGAGCATGGAAAAAACTCTTCAG GTTCTGCAGTCCTGTGACTATAGTTCCTGTAGTTTGTGTTGTGGGTCTTGGACTGTTCGAGCGAGGCTTCCCTCAG CTAGGAAAATGTGTTGAAGTTGGATTGCCAGTGCTGATATTGTTAGTATTATTAGTTATCGCCCAACAGGTAAGGGGTTCACAGATCAACCTATTTGATAATTGTTATATAATGCTGACAAATAGCAGACTCACCCATCCGCATCCTCTACAGCATACGAAGCACGTTAATGAGAGAGCTTACTTTGTGCTTGAGAGGTTCTCAATCATTTTCTGTGTCAAAATTGTATGGGCTTTTGCTGCTATTCTTACTGCTGCTGGTGCATACAACAATGTCCCCGAGAAGACCAAGTTGCATTGCCGTACTGATAGATCATACTTAATATCATCTGCTCCATG GATTAAGATCCCATACCCATTTCAGTGGGGTGCTCCCATATTTGCTGCAAGTCACGTATTTGGGATGATGGGTGCAGTACTTGTTTCAGGTCTTGAG TCTACTGGAGCCCATTATGCAGCTGCTCGGCTCGCAGGTGCTACACCACCTCCTGCATATGTGCTAAGTCGAAGCATTGGCCTCCAG GGTGTTGGTATGCTTCTTGAAGGTATATTTGGTGCTGCAGCTGGTTCGACTGCATCAGT TGAAAATGTTGGACTTCTGGGATTGACACGCGTTGGAAGTCGGAGAATCGTGCAGATATCGGCTGGTTTTATGATATTCTTCTCCATCTTCG GAAAGTTCGGTGCGTTGTTCGCTTCAATTCCATTACCAATATTTGCAGCAGTATACTGTATTCTGTTGGGACTCGTCG CTGCTGTTGGTGTCTCATTTATTCAATTCgccaacaacaactccatgaggaACCTGTACATAGTGGGCCTTTCACTTTTCCTTGGTATATCTGTTCCTCAGTACTTCAATGAATTCACGGCTTCAGCGGGTCACGGACCAGCTAAAACAAATGCTGGATGG TTCAATGACATATTAAATTCTATCTTCTCGTCGGCTCCAACAGTGGCATTTATAGTAGGGATAGTGCTGGATAACACACTGGAGGCCCGGACTTCTTTCTCCGACAGAGGGTTCTTATGGTTGAATCCTTTAAACAAGAATGATGCCAGAAATGAAGAGTTCTATAGCTTCCCTATCAGAGTGCATGAATGGATGCCGACCCGTTTCCTTAGATAA
- the LOC135612988 gene encoding nucleobase-ascorbate transporter 3-like isoform X2, giving the protein MGGETGAPTPQGPPVVPTAPPSVQMQMPMPMPTAAGFGDVHPTHPPLEQLPNLQFCLHSNPSWPEMFALAFQHYIVMLGSIVMLASFLVPLMGGNHGDKARTIQTLLFMSGINTLLQTLIGTRLPTVMNSSFAFIIPVMSIIRDFNSRAYNDEHQRFVHTTRTIQGALIISSFVNIFIGYTRAWKKLFRFCSPVTIVPVVCVVGLGLFERGFPQLGKCVEVGLPVLILLVLLVIAQQHTKHVNERAYFVLERFSIIFCVKIVWAFAAILTAAGAYNNVPEKTKLHCRTDRSYLISSAPWIKIPYPFQWGAPIFAASHVFGMMGAVLVSGLESTGAHYAAARLAGATPPPAYVLSRSIGLQGVGMLLEGIFGAAAGSTASVENVGLLGLTRVGSRRIVQISAGFMIFFSIFGKFGALFASIPLPIFAAVYCILLGLVAAVGVSFIQFANNNSMRNLYIVGLSLFLGISVPQYFNEFTASAGHGPAKTNAGWFNDILNSIFSSAPTVAFIVGIVLDNTLEARTSFSDRGFLWLNPLNKNDARNEEFYSFPIRVHEWMPTRFLR; this is encoded by the exons ATGGGAGGAGAGACGGGAGCGCCTACGCCCCAGGGGCCGCCGGTGGTTCCGACCGCACCGCCGTCGGTGCAGATGCAGATGCCGATGCCGATGCCGACGGCTGCTGGGTTTGGAGACGTCCACCCGACTCACCCGCCCCTCGAGCAGCTTCCCAATCTTCAGTTTTGCCTCCATTCCAACCCTTCGTGGC CTGAAATGTTTGCACTTGCGTTCCAACACTACATAGTTATGTTGGGATCAATTGTCATGCTAGCTTCTTTTCTCGTCCCTCTGATGGGTGGAAACCAT GGAGATAAGGCACGTACTATTCAGACACTTCTGTTCATGAGTGGGATTAATACCCTTCTCCAGACATTGATCGGAACACGGTTACCCACTGTGATGAACTCATCTTTTGCGTTCATCATCCCTGTCATGTCAATTATCAGAGACTTCAATTCACGGGCCTACAATGATGAACACCAG AGATTTGTCCATACTACGAGAACCATTCAAGGAGCACTGATAATTTCTTCGTTCGTCAACATATTTATTGGGTACACCAGAGCATGGAAAAAACTCTTCAG GTTCTGCAGTCCTGTGACTATAGTTCCTGTAGTTTGTGTTGTGGGTCTTGGACTGTTCGAGCGAGGCTTCCCTCAG CTAGGAAAATGTGTTGAAGTTGGATTGCCAGTGCTGATATTGTTAGTATTATTAGTTATCGCCCAACAG CATACGAAGCACGTTAATGAGAGAGCTTACTTTGTGCTTGAGAGGTTCTCAATCATTTTCTGTGTCAAAATTGTATGGGCTTTTGCTGCTATTCTTACTGCTGCTGGTGCATACAACAATGTCCCCGAGAAGACCAAGTTGCATTGCCGTACTGATAGATCATACTTAATATCATCTGCTCCATG GATTAAGATCCCATACCCATTTCAGTGGGGTGCTCCCATATTTGCTGCAAGTCACGTATTTGGGATGATGGGTGCAGTACTTGTTTCAGGTCTTGAG TCTACTGGAGCCCATTATGCAGCTGCTCGGCTCGCAGGTGCTACACCACCTCCTGCATATGTGCTAAGTCGAAGCATTGGCCTCCAG GGTGTTGGTATGCTTCTTGAAGGTATATTTGGTGCTGCAGCTGGTTCGACTGCATCAGT TGAAAATGTTGGACTTCTGGGATTGACACGCGTTGGAAGTCGGAGAATCGTGCAGATATCGGCTGGTTTTATGATATTCTTCTCCATCTTCG GAAAGTTCGGTGCGTTGTTCGCTTCAATTCCATTACCAATATTTGCAGCAGTATACTGTATTCTGTTGGGACTCGTCG CTGCTGTTGGTGTCTCATTTATTCAATTCgccaacaacaactccatgaggaACCTGTACATAGTGGGCCTTTCACTTTTCCTTGGTATATCTGTTCCTCAGTACTTCAATGAATTCACGGCTTCAGCGGGTCACGGACCAGCTAAAACAAATGCTGGATGG TTCAATGACATATTAAATTCTATCTTCTCGTCGGCTCCAACAGTGGCATTTATAGTAGGGATAGTGCTGGATAACACACTGGAGGCCCGGACTTCTTTCTCCGACAGAGGGTTCTTATGGTTGAATCCTTTAAACAAGAATGATGCCAGAAATGAAGAGTTCTATAGCTTCCCTATCAGAGTGCATGAATGGATGCCGACCCGTTTCCTTAGATAA